The genomic window GAGCGGCGCGAGGGCCTTGCGGAGGGTCTTGCGGCGCTGCGCGAAGGCGGCGTCGATGACCGCGAAGACCTGCTCGCGGGTGGCGGTCGTGGACGGGGGCTCGCGGCGGTCGAGCTGGACCAGGGCGGAGTCGACGTTGGGGACGGGCCAGAAGACGGTCCGTCCGATGGTGATGGTGCGGCGCGCGTCGGCGTACCAGGCGGCCTTGATGCTGGGGACGCCGTAGGTGCGCGAGCCCGGTCCGGCGGCGAGGCGGTCGGCGACCTCGGCCTGGACCATGACGGTGACGGACTCCAGCGAGGGCAGGGCCTGGAGGAGCGTGAGGAGGACGGGGACGGCGACGTTGTAGGGCAGGTTGGCGACGAGCCGGGTCGGCGACGCGGCGACCTCCGCGAGGCCCAGGGCGGCGGGGCCGTCGATGGTGAGGGCGTCGGCGGCGACGACGCGCAGGCGGTCCGCGGCGTCGGGCATCCGGTCGGCGACGGTGACGGGCAGGGCGCGGGCGAGCGGCGGGTCGATCTCGACGGCGACGACGCTCGCGCCGGCCTCGAGGATCGCGAGGGTGAGGGAGCCGAGACCGGGTCCGACCTCGAGGACCGTCTCGCCAGG from Actinomyces radicidentis includes these protein-coding regions:
- the rsmA gene encoding 16S rRNA (adenine(1518)-N(6)/adenine(1519)-N(6))-dimethyltransferase RsmA, producing MSEPPSTAPDGGAPAGPALDQGGGLLGPADVRALCEALGIRPTKTLGQNFVHDAGTVRRIVRAAGVQPGETVLEVGPGLGSLTLAILEAGASVVAVEIDPPLARALPVTVADRMPDAADRLRVVAADALTIDGPAALGLAEVAASPTRLVANLPYNVAVPVLLTLLQALPSLESVTVMVQAEVADRLAAGPGSRTYGVPSIKAAWYADARRTITIGRTVFWPVPNVDSALVQLDRREPPSTTATREQVFAVIDAAFAQRRKTLRKALAPLAGSPDAAEAAIRAAGIDPSLRGERLDVAAFAALAEHLTPSAVEPASGPAADEETGA